From the Rhinoderma darwinii isolate aRhiDar2 chromosome 12, aRhiDar2.hap1, whole genome shotgun sequence genome, one window contains:
- the MRPL24 gene encoding large ribosomal subunit protein uL24m isoform X1 — MCRGRFLLPVTEPSILVYEEGGSRAGEMRLTALVAMPSKVIKLPRDYRFGTSRPSTVAAQKKNPPGIRRSKIFVEPISKEEWAYFRGDTVEVLAGKDAGKQGNVSQVIRARNWVVIENMNTHYRYVGKSGNYRGTYVTSEAPMLVNQVALVDPTDRMPTEVEWRYTEEGERVRVSLRTGRIIPKPVFQRRDGIIPEQWTDGPKDTSVEDSLERTYIPSLKTFQEEIMEAFGIVENRRQRKSFWY; from the exons ATGTGCCGGGGACGCTTCCTGCTCCCGGTGACGGAGCCGTCCATTCTTGTATACGAGGAGGGGGGGAGCCGCGCCGGAG AAATGCGTCTCACAGCGCTCGTCGCCATGCCCTCCAAGGTGATTAAGTTACCTCGCGATTACCGCTTTGGCACCAGCCGACCGTCTACTGTGGCCGCTCAGAAGAAGAACCCTCCCGGTATCAGAAGATCCAAAATATTTGTGGAGCCAATTAGTAAAGAGGAATGGGCGTATTTCCGGGGTGACACA GTTGAAGTTCTCGCTGGTAAAGACGCAGGAAAACAGGGGAACGTGTCGCAAGTTATAAGAGCCCGAAACTGGGTGGTGATCGAGAATATGAACACG CATTATCGTTATGTCGGGAAGTCCGGTAATTACAGAGGGACTTACGTGACCAGCGAAGCCCCTATGCTGGTCAACCAGGTGGCCCTCGTGGATCCTACAGACAG GATGCCCACCGAGGTGGAATGGCGCTACACAGAAGAAGGCGAGCGCGTGCGAGTGTCATTACGGACAGGACGGATCATTCCTAAACCCGTCTTCCAGAGACGAGACGGCATCATCCCTGAGCAGTGGACGG ACGGTCCTAAGGACACCTCTGTGGAGGACTCTCTGGAGAGAACCTACATCCCATCACTGAAAACCTTTCAGGaggaaatcatggaagcgttcggcATTGTGGAAAACAGACGGCAAAGGAAATCCTTCTGGTATTAA
- the MRPL24 gene encoding large ribosomal subunit protein uL24m isoform X2 yields MRLTALVAMPSKVIKLPRDYRFGTSRPSTVAAQKKNPPGIRRSKIFVEPISKEEWAYFRGDTVEVLAGKDAGKQGNVSQVIRARNWVVIENMNTHYRYVGKSGNYRGTYVTSEAPMLVNQVALVDPTDRMPTEVEWRYTEEGERVRVSLRTGRIIPKPVFQRRDGIIPEQWTDGPKDTSVEDSLERTYIPSLKTFQEEIMEAFGIVENRRQRKSFWY; encoded by the exons ATGCGTCTCACAGCGCTCGTCGCCATGCCCTCCAAGGTGATTAAGTTACCTCGCGATTACCGCTTTGGCACCAGCCGACCGTCTACTGTGGCCGCTCAGAAGAAGAACCCTCCCGGTATCAGAAGATCCAAAATATTTGTGGAGCCAATTAGTAAAGAGGAATGGGCGTATTTCCGGGGTGACACA GTTGAAGTTCTCGCTGGTAAAGACGCAGGAAAACAGGGGAACGTGTCGCAAGTTATAAGAGCCCGAAACTGGGTGGTGATCGAGAATATGAACACG CATTATCGTTATGTCGGGAAGTCCGGTAATTACAGAGGGACTTACGTGACCAGCGAAGCCCCTATGCTGGTCAACCAGGTGGCCCTCGTGGATCCTACAGACAG GATGCCCACCGAGGTGGAATGGCGCTACACAGAAGAAGGCGAGCGCGTGCGAGTGTCATTACGGACAGGACGGATCATTCCTAAACCCGTCTTCCAGAGACGAGACGGCATCATCCCTGAGCAGTGGACGG ACGGTCCTAAGGACACCTCTGTGGAGGACTCTCTGGAGAGAACCTACATCCCATCACTGAAAACCTTTCAGGaggaaatcatggaagcgttcggcATTGTGGAAAACAGACGGCAAAGGAAATCCTTCTGGTATTAA